The following proteins come from a genomic window of Panicum hallii strain FIL2 chromosome 8, PHallii_v3.1, whole genome shotgun sequence:
- the LOC112902271 gene encoding putative disease resistance RPP13-like protein 3 isoform X1: protein MEVVTGALPSVITKLGELLIGEYNLQKGLKGEIRFLQSELESMKGALEKVSSTPADRLDIQDKIWARDLRELSYDIEDGIDTFMVRGQGKEQGNLHGIKKFIDRSVGLFRKAKIRHGMATEIRDIKTRVEEVAKRHGRYKINIDVAMPVMIDPRLFSQYTEAKELVGIDEARDELIKTLEEENEVSMQQHGKIVSIVGFGGLGKTTLAKAVYEKIRARFDCCAFVSVSQTPNLKKLFKGLLCDLGKTNNEETLDESRLIKVLREFLQEKRYFIVIDDIWDISVWKMIKCALPDNDVGYAIITTTRIFDVAEQAGGAYKLKPLSLNNSRKLLYRRIFGTENKYDNKGIEKCPNEELAEVSDRILKKCSGVPLAITTMASLLACKARNKIDWYEVYNSIGTGLENNLDVKNMRKILSFSYYELPCHLRTCLLYLSMFPEDFEIDKGRLIRMWIAEGFIQCEKHGKSLFELGESYLNELINRSMVQAIYDRHTGMPPSCRVHDMVLDLIRSLSTEENFIAVLSDMDSTSPSDTIRRLSLQNVKNSHIMAHATRSSLQHARSVVIFPSEFAQAPALGSFQVLRVLDLCECDLSQANSLKYLENLYQLRYLGLCETSISQLPGEIGNLQFLQTLDVRGNTISWLPSGVVQLTNLMFLYIDGSTKVPNGIGNLTCLEQLSSLYIDGSTINIVEELGQLAALRRLEIELDEWNNKVLECLRMLQKIQELDISVCSGERSISGLDAWTAPRHIRDLRIVHSCWFSTLPAWVNPSLVPDLTRLYIDVRELHQVDLEILGRLPALRSLWLEVDNKNLGILQGFVVGAGSFPCLIQMKNSKPEKRSASPHLQRLNWSTMDGTKQLEPVSSDVSYSVSHGNVACLGTVMPLPVADINNAARPQEPAMPREALDRTKRKGIAATESGLDVTHGYPSYCRVCCC from the exons ATGGAGGTGGTGACAGGTGCACTGCCAAGCGTTATCACCAAGCTGGGTGAACTTCTCATTGGCGAGTACAATCTGCAGAAGGGGCTGAAGGGGGAGATCAGGTTTCTCCAATCGGAGCTCGAGAGTATGAAGGGTGCCCTTGAGAAGGTCTCTAGCACACCGGCCGACCGGCTTGACATTCAAGACAAGATCTGGGCTAGGGATTTGAGGGAGCTGTCCTATGATATAGAGGACGGTATTGACACATTCATGGTCCGTGGGCAGGGTAAAGAGCAGGGCAATCTGCATGGCATCAAGAAGTTCATTGATAGAAGTGTTGGTTTGTTTAGAAAGGCCAAGATTCGCCATGGGATGGCCACTGAGATCAGAGACATCAAGACCCGTGTCGAAGAGGTAGCCAAGCGGCATGGAAGGTACAAGATCAACATTGATGTTGCTATGCCTGTCATGATCGATCCACGTTTATTCAGTCAGTACACGGAGGCGAAAGAGCTTGTTGGAATTGATGAGGCAAGAGATGAGCTAATTAAGACTCTAGAAGAAGAGAATGAAGTGTCCATGCAGCAGCATGGAAAGATAGTTTCCATTGTTGGATTTGGGGGACTGGGAAAGACAACTCTTGCAAAAGCAGTTTATGAAAAGATTAGAGCACGATTCGATTGTTGTGCTTTTGTTTCAGTGTCTCAAACTCCTAACTTGAAGAAATTATTCAAGGGCTTGCTTTGTGATCTTGGCAAAACAAATAATGAAGAAACATTGGATGAGAGTCGGCTTATAAAAGTACTCAGAGAATTCCTTCAAGAGAAAAG GTATTTCATTGTTATTGACGACATATGGGATATCTCAGTCTGGAAAATGATCAAATGTGCTTTGCCTGATAATGATGTTGGATACGCTATCATCACAACTACCCGTATTTTTGATGTTGCTGAACAAGCCGGTGGTGCTTACAAGCTGAAACCCCTTTCATTAAATAACTCTCGCAAGTTGCTGTATAGAAGAATATTTGGTACTGAAAACAAATACGATAATAAAGGCATAGAAAAATGTCCAAATGAGGAGCTGGCCGAAGTATCTGACAGAATACTAAAGAAATGTTCTGGAGTACCCTTAGCAATCACTACGATGGCAAGTCTGCTAGCTTGTAAAGCAAGAAATAAAATAGATTGGTATGAGGTGTACAATTCCATTGGTACTGGTCTGGAAAACAATCTAGATGTGAAGAATATGAGAAAGATTTTATCATTTAGCTATTATGAGCTGCCATGCCATCTAAGGACTTGCTTATTATATTTAAGCATGTTTCCAGAAGATTTTGAAATTGACAAGGGTCGTTTGATAAGGATGTGGATAGCTGAAGGTTTTATCCAATGTGAAAAACATGGGAAGAGTTTATTTGAACTCGGAGAGAGTTACCTCAATGAGCTCATAAATAGAAGTATGGTCCAAGCAATATATGACAGACACACTGGCATGCCACCTAGTTGTCGCGTACATGATATGGTGCTCGATCTTATCCGTTCCTTGTCAACTGAAGAAAACTTTATTGCTGTACTAAGTGATATGGATAGCACATCTCCATCAGATACGATTCGGAGGTTGTCCCTTCAAAATGTCAAGAACAGTCACATAATGGCTCATGCTACTAGGAGCTCGCTGCAACATGCAAGGTCAGTTGTTATCTTCCCATCTGAATTTGCTCAAGCGCCGGCTCTTGGGAGTTTTCAGGTTTTACGTGTACTGGATTTATGTGAATGTGATCTTTCACAAGCTAATAGTCTTAAGTACCTTGAAAATTTATATCAGTTGAGGTACTTGGGACTATGTGAGACAAGTATTTCTCAGCTCCCGGGAGAAATAGGGAACCTGCAGTTTCTGCAAACATTGGACGTAAGGGGCAATACTATTTCATGGTTGCCTTCGGGTGTTGTTCAGCTAACTAATTTGATGTTCCTATACATCGACGGGTCTACAAAAGTGCCGAATGGAATTGGAAACCTAACATGCCTTGAACAGCTGTCGTCGTTATACATTGATGGCTCCACCATAAATATTGTAGAAGAGTTGGGCCAGCTAGCTGCACTAAGGCGGCTGGAGATTGAATTGGACGAGTGGAACAACAAGGTGTTGGAGTGCCTACGCATGCTACAAAAGATCCAGGAACTAGATATCTCAGTCTGTTCTGGTGAACGTAGCATCAGTGGATTGGATGCCTGGACCGCCCCTCGACATATTCGTGATTTGCGTATAGTACACAGCTGTTGGTTTTCTACACTGCCGGCTTGGGTGAATCCATCACTTGTTCCGGATCTCACCCGCCTATATATCGATGTGAGGGAGCTGCATCAAGTCGATCTTGAAATCCTCGGGAGGTTGCCAGCTCTCCGCTCTCTGTGGCTGGAGGTGGACAACAAGAACCTCGGAATCCTTCAGGGATTCGTTGTTGGTGCTGGTTCCTTCCCGTGCCTT ATTCAGATGAAGAATagcaaaccggagaaaagatcTGCTTCGCCACATCTGCAGAGATTAAATTGGTCAACCATGGACGGTACCAAACAACTCGAACCTGTAAGCAGTGATGTTAGCTACTCGGTTTCCCATGGAAATGTCGCATGTTTGGG TACCGTAATGCCGCTCCCTGTCGCTGACATCAATAATGCCGCACGTCCTCAGGAGCCTGCAATGCCACGGGAGGCCTTGGACAGAACAAAACGCAAGGGCATTGCGGCGACAGAGTCGGGCCTAGATGTCACGCATGGGTATCCATCCTATTGTAGGGTGTGTTGCTGTTGA
- the LOC112902271 gene encoding putative disease resistance RPP13-like protein 3 isoform X4 encodes MEVVTGALPSVITKLGELLIGEYNLQKGLKGEIRFLQSELESMKGALEKVSSTPADRLDIQDKIWARDLRELSYDIEDGIDTFMVRGQGKEQGNLHGIKKFIDRSVGLFRKAKIRHGMATEIRDIKTRVEEVAKRHGRYKINIDVAMPVMIDPRLFSQYTEAKELVGIDEARDELIKTLEEENEVSMQQHGKIVSIVGFGGLGKTTLAKAVYEKIRARFDCCAFVSVSQTPNLKKLFKGLLCDLGKTNNEETLDESRLIKVLREFLQEKRYFIVIDDIWDISVWKMIKCALPDNDVGYAIITTTRIFDVAEQAGGAYKLKPLSLNNSRKLLYRRIFGTENKYDNKGIEKCPNEELAEVSDRILKKCSGVPLAITTMASLLACKARNKIDWYEVYNSIGTGLENNLDVKNMRKILSFSYYELPCHLRTCLLYLSMFPEDFEIDKGRLIRMWIAEGFIQCEKHGKSLFELGESYLNELINRSMVQAIYDRHTGMPPSCRVHDMVLDLIRSLSTEENFIAVLSDMDSTSPSDTIRRLSLQNVKNSHIMAHATRSSLQHARSVVIFPSEFAQAPALGSFQVLRVLDLCECDLSQANSLKYLENLYQLRYLGLCETSISQLPGEIGNLQFLQTLDVRGNTISWLPSGVVQLTNLMFLYIDGSTKVPNGIGNLTCLEQLSSLYIDGSTINIVEELGQLAALRRLEIELDEWNNKVLECLRMLQKIQELDISVCSGERSISGLDAWTAPRHIRDLRIVHSCWFSTLPAWVNPSLVPDLTRLYIDVRELHQVDLEILGRLPALRSLWLEVDNKNLGILQGFVVGAGSFPCLIQMKNSKPEKRSASPHLQRLNWSTMDGTKQLEPYRNAAPCR; translated from the exons ATGGAGGTGGTGACAGGTGCACTGCCAAGCGTTATCACCAAGCTGGGTGAACTTCTCATTGGCGAGTACAATCTGCAGAAGGGGCTGAAGGGGGAGATCAGGTTTCTCCAATCGGAGCTCGAGAGTATGAAGGGTGCCCTTGAGAAGGTCTCTAGCACACCGGCCGACCGGCTTGACATTCAAGACAAGATCTGGGCTAGGGATTTGAGGGAGCTGTCCTATGATATAGAGGACGGTATTGACACATTCATGGTCCGTGGGCAGGGTAAAGAGCAGGGCAATCTGCATGGCATCAAGAAGTTCATTGATAGAAGTGTTGGTTTGTTTAGAAAGGCCAAGATTCGCCATGGGATGGCCACTGAGATCAGAGACATCAAGACCCGTGTCGAAGAGGTAGCCAAGCGGCATGGAAGGTACAAGATCAACATTGATGTTGCTATGCCTGTCATGATCGATCCACGTTTATTCAGTCAGTACACGGAGGCGAAAGAGCTTGTTGGAATTGATGAGGCAAGAGATGAGCTAATTAAGACTCTAGAAGAAGAGAATGAAGTGTCCATGCAGCAGCATGGAAAGATAGTTTCCATTGTTGGATTTGGGGGACTGGGAAAGACAACTCTTGCAAAAGCAGTTTATGAAAAGATTAGAGCACGATTCGATTGTTGTGCTTTTGTTTCAGTGTCTCAAACTCCTAACTTGAAGAAATTATTCAAGGGCTTGCTTTGTGATCTTGGCAAAACAAATAATGAAGAAACATTGGATGAGAGTCGGCTTATAAAAGTACTCAGAGAATTCCTTCAAGAGAAAAG GTATTTCATTGTTATTGACGACATATGGGATATCTCAGTCTGGAAAATGATCAAATGTGCTTTGCCTGATAATGATGTTGGATACGCTATCATCACAACTACCCGTATTTTTGATGTTGCTGAACAAGCCGGTGGTGCTTACAAGCTGAAACCCCTTTCATTAAATAACTCTCGCAAGTTGCTGTATAGAAGAATATTTGGTACTGAAAACAAATACGATAATAAAGGCATAGAAAAATGTCCAAATGAGGAGCTGGCCGAAGTATCTGACAGAATACTAAAGAAATGTTCTGGAGTACCCTTAGCAATCACTACGATGGCAAGTCTGCTAGCTTGTAAAGCAAGAAATAAAATAGATTGGTATGAGGTGTACAATTCCATTGGTACTGGTCTGGAAAACAATCTAGATGTGAAGAATATGAGAAAGATTTTATCATTTAGCTATTATGAGCTGCCATGCCATCTAAGGACTTGCTTATTATATTTAAGCATGTTTCCAGAAGATTTTGAAATTGACAAGGGTCGTTTGATAAGGATGTGGATAGCTGAAGGTTTTATCCAATGTGAAAAACATGGGAAGAGTTTATTTGAACTCGGAGAGAGTTACCTCAATGAGCTCATAAATAGAAGTATGGTCCAAGCAATATATGACAGACACACTGGCATGCCACCTAGTTGTCGCGTACATGATATGGTGCTCGATCTTATCCGTTCCTTGTCAACTGAAGAAAACTTTATTGCTGTACTAAGTGATATGGATAGCACATCTCCATCAGATACGATTCGGAGGTTGTCCCTTCAAAATGTCAAGAACAGTCACATAATGGCTCATGCTACTAGGAGCTCGCTGCAACATGCAAGGTCAGTTGTTATCTTCCCATCTGAATTTGCTCAAGCGCCGGCTCTTGGGAGTTTTCAGGTTTTACGTGTACTGGATTTATGTGAATGTGATCTTTCACAAGCTAATAGTCTTAAGTACCTTGAAAATTTATATCAGTTGAGGTACTTGGGACTATGTGAGACAAGTATTTCTCAGCTCCCGGGAGAAATAGGGAACCTGCAGTTTCTGCAAACATTGGACGTAAGGGGCAATACTATTTCATGGTTGCCTTCGGGTGTTGTTCAGCTAACTAATTTGATGTTCCTATACATCGACGGGTCTACAAAAGTGCCGAATGGAATTGGAAACCTAACATGCCTTGAACAGCTGTCGTCGTTATACATTGATGGCTCCACCATAAATATTGTAGAAGAGTTGGGCCAGCTAGCTGCACTAAGGCGGCTGGAGATTGAATTGGACGAGTGGAACAACAAGGTGTTGGAGTGCCTACGCATGCTACAAAAGATCCAGGAACTAGATATCTCAGTCTGTTCTGGTGAACGTAGCATCAGTGGATTGGATGCCTGGACCGCCCCTCGACATATTCGTGATTTGCGTATAGTACACAGCTGTTGGTTTTCTACACTGCCGGCTTGGGTGAATCCATCACTTGTTCCGGATCTCACCCGCCTATATATCGATGTGAGGGAGCTGCATCAAGTCGATCTTGAAATCCTCGGGAGGTTGCCAGCTCTCCGCTCTCTGTGGCTGGAGGTGGACAACAAGAACCTCGGAATCCTTCAGGGATTCGTTGTTGGTGCTGGTTCCTTCCCGTGCCTT ATTCAGATGAAGAATagcaaaccggagaaaagatcTGCTTCGCCACATCTGCAGAGATTAAATTGGTCAACCATGGACGGTACCAAACAACTCGAACCT TACCGTAATGCCGCTCCCTGTCGCTGA
- the LOC112902271 gene encoding putative disease resistance RPP13-like protein 3 isoform X5: MEVVTGALPSVITKLGELLIGEYNLQKGLKGEIRFLQSELESMKGALEKVSSTPADRLDIQDKIWARDLRELSYDIEDGIDTFMVRGQGKEQGNLHGIKKFIDRSVGLFRKAKIRHGMATEIRDIKTRVEEVAKRHGRYKINIDVAMPVMIDPRLFSQYTEAKELVGIDEARDELIKTLEEENEVSMQQHGKIVSIVGFGGLGKTTLAKAVYEKIRARFDCCAFVSVSQTPNLKKLFKGLLCDLGKTNNEETLDESRLIKVLREFLQEKRYFIVIDDIWDISVWKMIKCALPDNDVGYAIITTTRIFDVAEQAGGAYKLKPLSLNNSRKLLYRRIFGTENKYDNKGIEKCPNEELAEVSDRILKKCSGVPLAITTMASLLACKARNKIDWYEVYNSIGTGLENNLDVKNMRKILSFSYYELPCHLRTCLLYLSMFPEDFEIDKGRLIRMWIAEGFIQCEKHGKSLFELGESYLNELINRSMVQAIYDRHTGMPPSCRVHDMVLDLIRSLSTEENFIAVLSDMDSTSPSDTIRRLSLQNVKNSHIMAHATRSSLQHARF; encoded by the exons ATGGAGGTGGTGACAGGTGCACTGCCAAGCGTTATCACCAAGCTGGGTGAACTTCTCATTGGCGAGTACAATCTGCAGAAGGGGCTGAAGGGGGAGATCAGGTTTCTCCAATCGGAGCTCGAGAGTATGAAGGGTGCCCTTGAGAAGGTCTCTAGCACACCGGCCGACCGGCTTGACATTCAAGACAAGATCTGGGCTAGGGATTTGAGGGAGCTGTCCTATGATATAGAGGACGGTATTGACACATTCATGGTCCGTGGGCAGGGTAAAGAGCAGGGCAATCTGCATGGCATCAAGAAGTTCATTGATAGAAGTGTTGGTTTGTTTAGAAAGGCCAAGATTCGCCATGGGATGGCCACTGAGATCAGAGACATCAAGACCCGTGTCGAAGAGGTAGCCAAGCGGCATGGAAGGTACAAGATCAACATTGATGTTGCTATGCCTGTCATGATCGATCCACGTTTATTCAGTCAGTACACGGAGGCGAAAGAGCTTGTTGGAATTGATGAGGCAAGAGATGAGCTAATTAAGACTCTAGAAGAAGAGAATGAAGTGTCCATGCAGCAGCATGGAAAGATAGTTTCCATTGTTGGATTTGGGGGACTGGGAAAGACAACTCTTGCAAAAGCAGTTTATGAAAAGATTAGAGCACGATTCGATTGTTGTGCTTTTGTTTCAGTGTCTCAAACTCCTAACTTGAAGAAATTATTCAAGGGCTTGCTTTGTGATCTTGGCAAAACAAATAATGAAGAAACATTGGATGAGAGTCGGCTTATAAAAGTACTCAGAGAATTCCTTCAAGAGAAAAG GTATTTCATTGTTATTGACGACATATGGGATATCTCAGTCTGGAAAATGATCAAATGTGCTTTGCCTGATAATGATGTTGGATACGCTATCATCACAACTACCCGTATTTTTGATGTTGCTGAACAAGCCGGTGGTGCTTACAAGCTGAAACCCCTTTCATTAAATAACTCTCGCAAGTTGCTGTATAGAAGAATATTTGGTACTGAAAACAAATACGATAATAAAGGCATAGAAAAATGTCCAAATGAGGAGCTGGCCGAAGTATCTGACAGAATACTAAAGAAATGTTCTGGAGTACCCTTAGCAATCACTACGATGGCAAGTCTGCTAGCTTGTAAAGCAAGAAATAAAATAGATTGGTATGAGGTGTACAATTCCATTGGTACTGGTCTGGAAAACAATCTAGATGTGAAGAATATGAGAAAGATTTTATCATTTAGCTATTATGAGCTGCCATGCCATCTAAGGACTTGCTTATTATATTTAAGCATGTTTCCAGAAGATTTTGAAATTGACAAGGGTCGTTTGATAAGGATGTGGATAGCTGAAGGTTTTATCCAATGTGAAAAACATGGGAAGAGTTTATTTGAACTCGGAGAGAGTTACCTCAATGAGCTCATAAATAGAAGTATGGTCCAAGCAATATATGACAGACACACTGGCATGCCACCTAGTTGTCGCGTACATGATATGGTGCTCGATCTTATCCGTTCCTTGTCAACTGAAGAAAACTTTATTGCTGTACTAAGTGATATGGATAGCACATCTCCATCAGATACGATTCGGAGGTTGTCCCTTCAAAATGTCAAGAACAGTCACATAATGGCTCATGCTACTAGGAGCTCGCTGCAACATGCAAG ATTCTGA
- the LOC112902271 gene encoding putative disease resistance RPP13-like protein 3 isoform X3 has protein sequence MEVVTGALPSVITKLGELLIGEYNLQKGLKGEIRFLQSELESMKGALEKVSSTPADRLDIQDKIWARDLRELSYDIEDGIDTFMVRGQGKEQGNLHGIKKFIDRSVGLFRKAKIRHGMATEIRDIKTRVEEVAKRHGRYKINIDVAMPVMIDPRLFSQYTEAKELVGIDEARDELIKTLEEENEVSMQQHGKIVSIVGFGGLGKTTLAKAVYEKIRARFDCCAFVSVSQTPNLKKLFKGLLCDLGKTNNEETLDESRLIKVLREFLQEKRYFIVIDDIWDISVWKMIKCALPDNDVGYAIITTTRIFDVAEQAGGAYKLKPLSLNNSRKLLYRRIFGTENKYDNKGIEKCPNEELAEVSDRILKKCSGVPLAITTMASLLACKARNKIDWYEVYNSIGTGLENNLDVKNMRKILSFSYYELPCHLRTCLLYLSMFPEDFEIDKGRLIRMWIAEGFIQCEKHGKSLFELGESYLNELINRSMVQAIYDRHTGMPPSCRVHDMVLDLIRSLSTEENFIAVLSDMDSTSPSDTIRRLSLQNVKNSHIMAHATRSSLQHARSVVIFPSEFAQAPALGSFQVLRVLDLCECDLSQANSLKYLENLYQLRYLGLCETSISQLPGEIGNLQFLQTLDVRGNTISWLPSGVVQLTNLMFLYIDGSTKVPNGIGNLTCLEQLSSLYIDGSTINIVEELGQLAALRRLEIELDEWNNKVLECLRMLQKIQELDISVCSGERSISGLDAWTAPRHIRDLRIVHSCWFSTLPAWVNPSLVPDLTRLYIDVRELHQVDLEILGRLPALRSLWLEVDNKNLGILQGFVVGAGSFPCLARGIACSDGGLDLGLGNLPSLQWVAADLQCAGANKEKAEQAKAALTLAARMHPNHPNHDIHIQI, from the exons ATGGAGGTGGTGACAGGTGCACTGCCAAGCGTTATCACCAAGCTGGGTGAACTTCTCATTGGCGAGTACAATCTGCAGAAGGGGCTGAAGGGGGAGATCAGGTTTCTCCAATCGGAGCTCGAGAGTATGAAGGGTGCCCTTGAGAAGGTCTCTAGCACACCGGCCGACCGGCTTGACATTCAAGACAAGATCTGGGCTAGGGATTTGAGGGAGCTGTCCTATGATATAGAGGACGGTATTGACACATTCATGGTCCGTGGGCAGGGTAAAGAGCAGGGCAATCTGCATGGCATCAAGAAGTTCATTGATAGAAGTGTTGGTTTGTTTAGAAAGGCCAAGATTCGCCATGGGATGGCCACTGAGATCAGAGACATCAAGACCCGTGTCGAAGAGGTAGCCAAGCGGCATGGAAGGTACAAGATCAACATTGATGTTGCTATGCCTGTCATGATCGATCCACGTTTATTCAGTCAGTACACGGAGGCGAAAGAGCTTGTTGGAATTGATGAGGCAAGAGATGAGCTAATTAAGACTCTAGAAGAAGAGAATGAAGTGTCCATGCAGCAGCATGGAAAGATAGTTTCCATTGTTGGATTTGGGGGACTGGGAAAGACAACTCTTGCAAAAGCAGTTTATGAAAAGATTAGAGCACGATTCGATTGTTGTGCTTTTGTTTCAGTGTCTCAAACTCCTAACTTGAAGAAATTATTCAAGGGCTTGCTTTGTGATCTTGGCAAAACAAATAATGAAGAAACATTGGATGAGAGTCGGCTTATAAAAGTACTCAGAGAATTCCTTCAAGAGAAAAG GTATTTCATTGTTATTGACGACATATGGGATATCTCAGTCTGGAAAATGATCAAATGTGCTTTGCCTGATAATGATGTTGGATACGCTATCATCACAACTACCCGTATTTTTGATGTTGCTGAACAAGCCGGTGGTGCTTACAAGCTGAAACCCCTTTCATTAAATAACTCTCGCAAGTTGCTGTATAGAAGAATATTTGGTACTGAAAACAAATACGATAATAAAGGCATAGAAAAATGTCCAAATGAGGAGCTGGCCGAAGTATCTGACAGAATACTAAAGAAATGTTCTGGAGTACCCTTAGCAATCACTACGATGGCAAGTCTGCTAGCTTGTAAAGCAAGAAATAAAATAGATTGGTATGAGGTGTACAATTCCATTGGTACTGGTCTGGAAAACAATCTAGATGTGAAGAATATGAGAAAGATTTTATCATTTAGCTATTATGAGCTGCCATGCCATCTAAGGACTTGCTTATTATATTTAAGCATGTTTCCAGAAGATTTTGAAATTGACAAGGGTCGTTTGATAAGGATGTGGATAGCTGAAGGTTTTATCCAATGTGAAAAACATGGGAAGAGTTTATTTGAACTCGGAGAGAGTTACCTCAATGAGCTCATAAATAGAAGTATGGTCCAAGCAATATATGACAGACACACTGGCATGCCACCTAGTTGTCGCGTACATGATATGGTGCTCGATCTTATCCGTTCCTTGTCAACTGAAGAAAACTTTATTGCTGTACTAAGTGATATGGATAGCACATCTCCATCAGATACGATTCGGAGGTTGTCCCTTCAAAATGTCAAGAACAGTCACATAATGGCTCATGCTACTAGGAGCTCGCTGCAACATGCAAGGTCAGTTGTTATCTTCCCATCTGAATTTGCTCAAGCGCCGGCTCTTGGGAGTTTTCAGGTTTTACGTGTACTGGATTTATGTGAATGTGATCTTTCACAAGCTAATAGTCTTAAGTACCTTGAAAATTTATATCAGTTGAGGTACTTGGGACTATGTGAGACAAGTATTTCTCAGCTCCCGGGAGAAATAGGGAACCTGCAGTTTCTGCAAACATTGGACGTAAGGGGCAATACTATTTCATGGTTGCCTTCGGGTGTTGTTCAGCTAACTAATTTGATGTTCCTATACATCGACGGGTCTACAAAAGTGCCGAATGGAATTGGAAACCTAACATGCCTTGAACAGCTGTCGTCGTTATACATTGATGGCTCCACCATAAATATTGTAGAAGAGTTGGGCCAGCTAGCTGCACTAAGGCGGCTGGAGATTGAATTGGACGAGTGGAACAACAAGGTGTTGGAGTGCCTACGCATGCTACAAAAGATCCAGGAACTAGATATCTCAGTCTGTTCTGGTGAACGTAGCATCAGTGGATTGGATGCCTGGACCGCCCCTCGACATATTCGTGATTTGCGTATAGTACACAGCTGTTGGTTTTCTACACTGCCGGCTTGGGTGAATCCATCACTTGTTCCGGATCTCACCCGCCTATATATCGATGTGAGGGAGCTGCATCAAGTCGATCTTGAAATCCTCGGGAGGTTGCCAGCTCTCCGCTCTCTGTGGCTGGAGGTGGACAACAAGAACCTCGGAATCCTTCAGGGATTCGTTGTTGGTGCTGGTTCCTTCCCGTGCCTT GCAAGAGGAATTGCCTGCAGCGATGGTGGCCTCGACTTGGGCCTGGGGAACCTGCCATCGCTGCAATGGGTCGCAGCTGACCTCCAGTGTGCGGGCGCTAAcaaggagaaggcggagcaagcCAAGGCTGCACTGACGCTGGCAGCTAGAATGCATCCCAATCATCCCAACCATGATATACATATTCAAATATGA